A genomic segment from Drosophila miranda strain MSH22 chromosome 3, D.miranda_PacBio2.1, whole genome shotgun sequence encodes:
- the LOC108158090 gene encoding titin isoform X11, whose translation MDFTLGLITGVYAVLAVIVFYVVYVIEVKLDLPAIVNGSNSNSNNNNNGDSESLADISQTRLRSLIETIIAETLRNSALSVSGAVSEISLDTRSLAAELPNNGNGQKRRHRTEHYFEPKIYQDLLATAVLNKIADKEGNTRLISVSTPDLSGHLIDENYNAEALSTTSGSSIEPRSDCSLTDHELALDTGKSQSLQADLERESVLSDYIAAHMVPLPDFSASVTESEDDVGSISSSMIGDGTWEDNWLFKKKRSSVQSSVTPSSIGMLVPAPMENVRAQIGDRTADEVSDLSELGSDVEDNSLDLLRCNDLNDRLLSKHLIGGQNTKLVLDELVDRTSLISHTLPEEHEPAFTETTNTFVVASSAAPSDIIVSLPSPMVFQDDSLNEELVQTPIAAQGETDELASLEGCIGYSTVEYIDEEQMRQTTPSVIEILAAIALGPMLAVPASEQPGVITPSEMHTLKELSDLALAEINARTMDLAHHSLDIIEEETTELMPLTGSVSEPSTINVHPSTLTDPTTNHHSTETTAAQEPKVVPKPTIDSDAPIHNPSTTEILTEDKPAALDPPAAVEISPDAENVAVVSPETVEITPETETVAVDPPAPVEIMSETATVAVDPAAALEIAPAAETVAVDPPAPVEIIPETEIVAVHLPAAGEISPETDTIAVDPAPPAAVEITPAAETVAVDPPAAVEIITEPETVAVDPQAAALEIIPDAETVAVDPPAPVEIIPETETVAADPAPPAAVEITPAAETVAVDPPAAVEIITEPETVAVDPQAAALEIIPDAETVAVDPPAPVEIIPETETVAADPAPPAAVEITPAAETVAVDPPAAAEISPETEIVAVDPPAALEITPAAETVAVDPPAAVVIIPETEIVAVGPPAAVEIMSETATVAVDPAAALEIAPAAETVAVDPPAAAEIIPETEIVAVDLPAALEITPAAETVAVDPPAAVVIIPETEIVAVGPPAAVEIMSETATVAVDPAAALEIAPAAETVAVDPPAAAEIIPETEIVAVDPPAAAEIIPETEIVAVDLPAALEITPAAETVAVDPQAAALEIIPDAETVAVDPPAPVEIIPEAETVAVDPAPPVAVEITPAAETVAVDPPAAAEIIPETEIVAVDPPAALEITPAAETVAVDPQAAALEIIPDAEIVAVDLSEAAEIIPETEIVAVDLPAALEITPAAETVAVDPQAAALEIIPDAETVAVDLSEAAEIIPETEIVAVDPPAALEITPAAETVAVDPQAAALEIIPDAETVAVDPPAPVEIIPETETVAADPAPPAAVEITPASETVAVDLPAAAEIIPETEIVAVDLPAALEITPAAETVAVDPQAAALEIIPDAETVAVDPPAPVEIIPETETVAADPAPPAAVEITPAAETVAVDPPAAAEIIPETEIVAVDLPAALEITPAAETVAVDPQAAALEIIPDAETVAVDPPAPVEIIPETETVAADPAPPAAVEITPAAETVAVDPPAAAEIIPETEIVAVDLPAALEITPAAETVAVDPQAAALEIIPDAETVAVDPPAPVEIIPETETVAADPAPPAAVEITPAAETLAVDPPAAAEIIPETEIVAVDPPAALEITPAAETVAVDPQAAALEIIPDAETVAVDLSEAAEIIPETEIVVVDPPAAMEITPAAETVAVDPQAAALEIIPDAETVAVDPPAPVEIIPETETVAADPAPPAAVEITPAAETVAVDLPAAAEIIPETEIVAVDLPAALEITPAAETVAVDPQAAALEIIPDAETVAVDLSEAAEIIPETEIVAVDLPAALEITPAAETVAVDPPAPVEIIPETETVAADPAPPAAVEITPAAETVAVDPPAAAEIIPETEIVAVDPPAALEITPAAETVAVDPQAAALEIIPDAETVAVDLSETAEIIPETEIVAVDPPAALEITPAAETVAVDPQAAALEIIPDAETVAVDPPAPVEIIPETETVAADPAPPAAVEITPAAETVAVDPPAAAEIIPETEIVAVDPPAALEITPAAETVAVDPQAAALEIIPDAETVAVDLPAAAEIIPETDTVAVDPAPPAALEITPAAETVAVDPPAPVEIIPETETVAADPAPPAAVEITPAAETVALDPPAAAEIIPETEIVAVDLPAALEITPAAETVAVDPQAAALEIIPDAETVAVDLSEAAEIIPETEIVAVDLPAALEITPAAETVAVDPQAAALEIIPDAETVAVDPPAPVEINPETETVAADPAPLAALEITPAAETVAVDPPAAAEIIPETDTVAVDPAPPAALEIIPAAETVAVDPPAPVEIIPETETVAADPAPPAAVEITPAAETVALDPPAAAEIIPETEIVAVDLPAALEITPAAETVAVDPQAAALEIIPDAETVAVDLSEAAEIIPETEIVAVDLPAALEITPAAETVAVDPQAAALEIIPDAETVAVDPPAPVEINPETETVAADPAPLAALEITPAAETVAVDLPAAAEIIPETDTVAVDPAPPAALEITPAAETVAVDPPAPVEIIPETETVAADPAPPAAVEITPAAETVALDPPAAAEIIPETEIVAVDLPAALEITPAAETVAVDPQAAALEIIPDAETVAVDLSEAAEIIPETEIVAVDLPAALEITPAAETVAVDPQAAALEIIPDAETVAVDPPAPVEINPETETVAADPAPPAALEITPAAETVAVDPPAAAESIPETEIVAVDLPATLEIAPAAETVAVDPPAAVEIITEPETVAVDPQAAALEIAPAAETVAVDPPAPVEIIPETETVAVDPSPPAVVEIIAETESVVLVPTGAVEFIPETQTKAEEIPAVEVEAKSVSDLGPNALIDDTQLLSCVPKPLKESDNMDASTLEPSSECIPAQTSVEYTKSDSSALGSIAEREVKKWYNAVEMPNNPYAPDALKQRISGTQERYMDVPNISPSAEQKALAAALTEDGDPAPPSTDYQRYSRDYYINNAPNGTEVNGIVRRASSGAEKQPSAEDVEQDIVITEAAQNASTTAKEQDKEQESVAANVYTALPAQVFDDLLETQSNPSLHSLQTTTTTSDESETVRVYDFNKQETTVIRPAPAEQQPSSSTTSSMESAQSASVSSSSIDASVSKKRERPVVLQFGPADSVPTIGSPVNTPTRGSTPPAFRFLQPKRRLIEPSQVLSVDEDDVMEPNTPVAEKPAVEDEVVHAMPSVKALAQAFLLTSKAQQAERRWRSKVRLSLPADTSDKSPTSLARRHKLEHAVSMAEVADESTIASDLSSLETDPSIQSDGSTNPPIASPVTPVPVRHGFLRSNIAFFENLKFK comes from the exons ATGGACTTTACTTTGGGCCTAATCACGGGCGTGTATGCCGTTCTGGCCGTTATTGTCTTTTACGTTGTTTACGTCATTGAGGTGAAATTAG ATCTGCCGGCCATTGTCAAtgggagcaacagcaacagcaacaataacaacaatgGAGACTCCGAGTCTCTGGCAGACATCTCGCAGACCCGTCTACGGAGTCTCATCGAGACCATCATAGCGGAGACGCTGCGCAACAGTGCCCTGAGCGTGAGCGGAGCCGTCTCGGAGATCAGCCTGGACACCCGCTCGCTGGCCGCCGAGCTGCCGAACAATGGGAATGGGCAGAAGCGCCGACATCGCACGGAGCACTACTTCGAGCCGAAGATTTATCAGGATCTGCTGGCCACAGCGGTGCTCAATAAG ATTGCCGATAAGGAAGGGAACACAAGGTTAATATCGGTGAGCACACCAGACTTGAGTGGTCACCTCATTGATGAGAATTACAATGCCGAAGCGTTGAGCACCACGTCCGGTAGTTCCATTGAGCCCCGAAGCGATTGCAGCCTCACCGACCATGAATTGGCCCTGGAT ACTGGCAAATCCCAGTCCCTGCAGGCGGATTTGGAGCGTGAATCGGTTTTGAGTGATTATATAGCCGCCCACATGGTTCCCCTTCCGGACTTTTCGGCATCTGTTACTGAATCGGAGGATG ATGTTGGATCAATCTCCTCGAGCATGATCGGCGATGGCACTTGGGAGGATAACTGGCTATTCAAGAAGAAACGCAGCTCCGTGCAGAGCTCGGTCACGCCGAGCAGCATTGGCATGCTGGTGCCGGCTCCCATGGAGAATGTGCGTGCCCAAATCGGCGATAGGACTGCGGACGAGGTCAGCGATCTGTCGGAGCTGGGATCGGATGTGGAGGACAATTCGCTTGATTTGCTGCGCTGCAACGATCTAAACGATCGCCTGCTGAGCAAGCATCTGATCGGTGGTCAGAACACAAAACTTGTGCTAGACGAGCTCGTAGATCGGACCAGCCTGATCTCCCACACCCTACCGGAGGAGCATGAGCCCGCATTTACGGAAACCACAAACACGTTCGTCGTAGCATCCTCGGCCGCGCCATCTGATATTATAGTTTCACTACCATCACCCATGGTGTTTCAAGATGACTCACTGAACGAGGAGCTGGTCCAGACTCCCATTGCAG CCCAAGGCGAAACTGACGAACTGGCCAGCCTCGAAGGTTGCATTGGTTACAGCACAGTAGAATACATTGATGAAGAGCAGATGCGCCAAACCACACCGTCAGTTATCGAGATACTAGCCGCCATTGCCTTGGGACCGATGCTAGCAGTCCCAGCATCGGAGCAGCCGGGGGTCATAACTCCGAGTGAGATGCATACACTCAAGGAGCTAAGCGACTTGGCGCTGGCCGAAATAAACGCTCGCACAATGGACCTGGCGCACCATTCACTTGACATCATAGAAGAGGAGACAACCGAATTGATGCCGTTGACCGGGAGTGTCTCAGAACCTTCCACTATAAATGTCCATCCATCAACTCTGACAGACCCAACAACAAACCACCATTCTACAGAAACAACAGCCGCCCAGGAGCCAAAAGTGGTACCAAAACCTACCATAGACAGTGATGCGCCCATACATAACCCATCGACAACAGAAATTCTAACAGAAGATAAACCAGCAGCATTGGATCCTCCGGCAGCAGTGGAAATCAGTCCAGACGCAGAAAACGTAGCTGTGGTTTCTCCGGAAACAGTGGAAATTACTCCAGAGACTGAAACTGTAGCTGTGGATCCTCCGGCGCCAGTGGAAATCATGTCAGAAACAGCAACCGTAGCTGTGGATCCGGCAGCTGCACTGGAAATCGCTCCAGCCGCAGAAACCGTAGCTGTGGATCCTCCCGCACCAGTGGAAATCATTCCGGAAACGGAAATCGTAGCTGTGCATCTACCAGCAGCAGGGGAAATCAGTCCTGAAACGGACACTATTGCTGTTGatcctgctcctccagcagcagTGGAAATCACTCCAGCAGCAGAAACTGTAGCTGTGGATCCTCCAGCAGCAGTGGAAATCATTACAGAACCTGAAACCGTAGCTGTGGATCCTCAGGCAGCAGCATTGGAAATCATTCCAGACGCAGAAACCGTAGCTGTGGATCCTCCCGCACCAGTGGAAATCATTCCGGAAACAgaaactgttgctgctgatcctgctcctccagcagcagTGGAAATCACTCCAGCAGCAGAAACTGTAGCTGTGGATCCTCCAGCAGCAGTGGAAATCATTACAGAACCTGAAACCGTAGCTGTGGATCCTCAGGCAGCAGCATTGGAAATCATTCCAGACGCAGAAACCGTAGCTGTGGATCCTCCCGCACCAGTGGAAATCATTCCGGAAACAgaaactgttgctgctgatcctgctcctccagcagcagTGGAAATCACTCCAGCAGCAGAAACTGTAGCTGTGGatcctccagcagcagcggaaaTCAGTCCGGAAACGGAAATCGTAGCTGTAGATCCGCCAGCTGCATTGGAAATCACTCCAGCCGCAGAAACCGTAGCTGTGGATCCTCCAGCAGCAGTGGTAATCATTCCGGAAACGGAAATCGTAGCTGTGGGTCCTCCAGCAGCAGTGGAAATCATGTCAGAAACAGCAACCGTAGCTGTGGATCCGGCAGCTGCACTGGAAATCGCTCCAGCCGCAGAAACCGTAGCTGTGGatcctccagcagcagcggaaaTCATTCCGGAAACGGAAATCGTAGCTGTGGATCTGCCAGCTGCATTGGAAATCACTCCAGCCGCAGAAACCGTAGCTGTGGATCCTCCAGCAGCAGTGGTAATCATTCCGGAAACGGAAATCGTAGCTGTGGGTCCTCCAGCAGCAGTGGAAATCATGTCAGAAACAGCAACCGTAGCTGTGGATCCGGCAGCTGCACTGGAAATCGCTCCAGCCGCAGAAACCGTAGCTGTGGatcctccagcagcagcggaaaTCATTCCGGAAACGGAAATCGTAGCTGTGGatcctccagcagcagctgaaatCATTCCGGAAACGGAAATCGTAGCTGTGGATCTGCCAGCTGCATTGGAAATCACTCCAGCCGCAGAAACCGTAGCTGTGGATCCTCAGGCAGCAGCATTGGAAATCATTCCAGACGCAGAAACCGTAGCTGTGGATCCTCCCGCACCAGTGGAAATCATTCCGGAAGCAGAAACTGTTGCTGTTGACCCTGCTCCTCCAGTAGCAGTGGAAATCACTCCAGCAGCAGAAACTGTAGCTGTGGatcctccagcagcagcggagaTCATTCCGGAAACGGAAATCGTAGCTGTGGATCCGCCAGCTGCATTGGAAATCACTCCAGCCGCAGAAACCGTAGCTGTGGATCCTCAGGCAGCAGCATTGGAAATCATTCCAGACGCAGAAATCGTAGCTGTGGATCTTTCAGAAGCAGCGGAGATCATTCCGGAAACGGAAATCGTAGCTGTGGATCTGCCAGCTGCATTGGAAATCACTCCAGCCGCAGAAACCGTAGCTGTGGATCCTCAGGCAGCAGCATTGGAAATCATTCCAGACGCAGAAACCGTAGCTGTGGATCTTTCAGAAGCAGCGGAGATCATTCCGGAAACGGAAATCGTAGCTGTGGACCCGCCAGCTGCATTGGAAATCACTCCAGCCGCTGAAACCGTAGCTGTGGATCCTCAGGCAGCAGCACTGGAAATCATTCCAGACGCAGAAACCGTAGCTGTGGATCCTCCCGCACCAGTGGAAATCATTCCAGAAACAgaaactgttgctgctgatcctgctcctccagcagcagTGGAAATAACTCCAGCATCAGAAACTGTAGCTGTGGATcttccagcagcagcggagaTCATTCCGGAAACGGAAATCGTAGCTGTGGATCTGCCAGCTGCATTGGAAATCACCCCAGCCGCTGAAACCGTAGCTGTGGATCCTCAGGCAGCAGCATTGGAAATCATTCCAGACGCAGAAACCGTAGCTGTGGATCCCCCCGCACCAGTGGAAATCATTCCAGAAACAgaaactgttgctgctgatcctgctcctccagcagcagTGGAAATCACTCCAGCAGCAGAAACTGTAGCTGTGGatcctccagcagcagcggaaaTCATTCCGGAAACGGAAATCGTAGCTGTGGATTTGCCAGCTGCATTGGAAATCACTCCAGCCGCTGAAACCGTAGCTGTGGATCCTCAGGCAGCAGCATTGGAAATCATTCCAGACGCAGAAACCGTAGCTGTGGATCCCCCCGCACCAGTGGAAATCATTCCAGAAACAgaaactgttgctgctgatcctgctcctccagcagcagTGGAAATCACTCCAGCAGCAGAAACTGTAGCTGTGGatcctccagcagcagcggaaaTCATTCCGGAAACGGAAATCGTAGCTGTGGATTTGCCAGCTGCATTGGAAATCACTCCAGCCGCTGAAACCGTAGCTGTGGATCCTCAGGCAGCAGCATTGGAAATCATTCCAGACGCAGAAACCGTAGCTGTGGATCCCCCCGCACCAGTGGAAATCATTCCAGAAACAgaaactgttgctgctgatcctgctcctccagcagcagTGGAAATCACTCCAGCAGCAGAAACTCTAGCTGTGGatcctccagcagcagcggagaTCATTCCGGAAACGGAAATCGTAGCTGTGGATCCGCCAGCTGCATTGGAAATCACTCCAGCCGCAGAAACCGTAGCTGTGGATCCTCAGGCAGCAGCATTGGAAATCATTCCAGACGCAGAAACCGTAGCTGTGGATCTTTCAGAAGCAGCGGAGATCATTCCGGAAACGGAAATCGTAGTTGTGGACCCGCCAGCTGCAATGGAAATCACTCCAGCCGCTGAAACCGTAGCTGTGGATCCTCAGGCAGCAGCACTGGAAATCATTCCAGACGCAGAAACCGTAGCTGTGGATCCTCCCGCACCAGTGGAAATCATTCCAGAAACAgaaactgttgctgctgatcctgctcctccagcagcagTGGAAATAACTCCAGCAGCAGAAACTGTAGCTGTGGATcttccagcagcagcggagaTCATTCCGGAAACGGAAATCGTAGCTGTGGATCTGCCAGCTGCATTGGAAATCACTCCAGCCGCTGAAACCGTAGCTGTGGATCCTCAGGCAGCAGCACTGGAAATCATTCCAGACGCAGAAACCGTAGCTGTGGATCTTTCAGAAGCAGCGGAGATCATTCCGGAAACGGAAATCGTAGCTGTGGATCTGCCAGCTGCATTGGAAATCACTCCAGCCGCAGAAACCGTAGCTGTGGATCCTCCCGCACCAGTGGAAATCATTCCGGAAACAgaaactgttgctgctgatcctgctcctccagcagcagTGGAAATCACTCCAGCAGCAGAAACTGTAGCTGTGGatcctccagcagcagcggagaTCATTCCGGAAACGGAAATCGTAGCTGTGGATCCGCCAGCTGCATTGGAAATCACTCCAGCCGCAGAAACCGTAGCTGTGGATCCTCAGGCAGCAGCATTGGAAATCATTCCAGACGCAGAAACCGTAGCTGTGGATCTTTCAGAAACAGCGGAGATCATTCCGGAAACGGAAATCGTAGCTGTGGACCCGCCAGCTGCATTGGAAATCACTCCAGCCGCTGAAACCGTAGCTGTGGATCCTCAGGCAGCAGCACTGGAAATCATTCCAGACGCAGAAACCGTAGCTGTGGATCCTCCCGCACCAGTGGAAATCATTCCAGAAACAgaaactgttgctgctgatcctgctcctccagcagcagTGGAAATCACTCCAGCAGCAGAAACTGTAGCTGTGGatcctccagcagcagcggaaaTCATTCCGGAAACGGAAATCGTAGCTGTGGATCCGCCAGCTGCATTGGAAATCACTCCAGCCGCAGAAACCGTAGCTGTGGATCCACAGGCAGCAGCACTGGAAATCATTCCAGACGCAGAAACCGTAGCTGTGGATCTTCCAGCAGCAGCCGAAATCATTCCGGAAACGGACACTGTTGCTGTTGatcctgctcctccagcagcATTGGAAATCACTCCAGCCGCAGAAACCGTAGCTGTGGATCCTCCCGCACCAGTGGAAATCATTCCGGAAACAgaaactgttgctgctgaccctgctcctccagcagcagTGGAAATCACTCCAGCAGCAGAAACTGTAGCTTTGGatcctccagcagcagcggaaaTCATTCCGGAAACGGAAATCGTAGCTGTGGATCTGCCAGCTGCATTGGAAATCACTCCAGCCGCTGAAACCGTAGCTGTGGATCCTCAGGCAGCAGCATTGGAAATCATTCCAGACGCAGAAACCGTAGCTGTGGATCTTTCAGAAGCAGCGGAGATCATTCCGGAAACGGAAATCGTAGCTGTGGATCTGCCAGCTGCATTGGAAATCACTCCAGCCGCTGAAACCGTAGCTGTGGATCCTCAGGCAGCAGCACTGGAAATCATTCCAGACGCAGAAACCGTAGCTGTGGATCCTCCCGCACCAGTAGAAATCAATCCAGAAACAgaaactgttgctgctgaccCTGCTCCTCTAGCAGCATTGGAAATCACTCCAGCAGCAGAAACTGTAGCTGTGGatcctccagcagcagcggaaaTCATTCCGGAAACGGACACTGTTGCTGTTGatcctgctcctccagcagcATTGGAAATCATTCCAGCCGCAGAAACCGTAGCTGTGGATCCTCCCGCACCAGTGGAAATCATTCCGGAAACAgaaactgttgctgctgaccctgctcctccagcagcagTGGAAATCACTCCAGCAGCAGAAACTGTAGCTTTGGatcctccagcagcagcggaaaTCATTCCGGAAACGGAAATCGTAGCTGTGGATCTGCCAGCTGCATTGGAAATCACTCCAGCCGCTGAAACCGTAGCTGTGGATCCTCAGGCAGCAGCATTGGAAATCATTCCAGACGCAGAAACCGTAGCTGTGGATCTTTCAGAAGCAGCGGAGATCATTCCGGAAACGGAAATCGTAGCTGTGGATCTGCCAGCTGCATTGGAAATCACTCCAGCCGCTGAAACCGTAGCTGTGGATCCTCAGGCAGCAGCACTGGAAATCATTCCAGACGCAGAAACCGTAGCTGTGGATCCTCCCGCACCAGTAGAAATCAATCCAGAAACAgaaactgttgctgctgaccCTGCTCCTCTAGCAGCATTGGAAATCACTCCAGCAGCAGAAACTGTAGCTGTGGATCTTCCAGCAGCAGCCGAAATCATTCCGGAAACGGACACTGTTGCTGTTGatcctgctcctccagcagcATTGGAAATCACTCCAGCCGCAGAAACCGTAGCTGTGGATCCTCCCGCACCAGTGGAAATCATTCCGGAAACAgaaactgttgctgctgaccctgctcctccagcagcagTGGAAATCACTCCAGCAGCAGAAACTGTAGCTTTGGatcctccagcagcagcggaaaTCATTCCGGAAACGGAAATCGTAGCTGTGGATCTGCCAGCTGCATTGGAAATCACTCCAGCCGCTGAAACCGTAGCTGTGGATCCTCAGGCAGCAGCATTGGAAATCATTCCAGACGCAGAAACCGTAGCTGTGGATCTTTCAGAAGCAGCGGAGATCATTCCGGAAACGGAAATCGTAGCTGTGGATCTGCCAGCTGCATTGGAAATCACTCCAGCCGCTGAAACCGTAGCTGTGGATCCTCAGGCAGCAGCACTGGAAATCATTCCAGACGCAGAAACCGTAGCTGTGGATCCTCCCGCACCAGTAGAAATCAATCCAGAAACAgaaactgttgctgctgaccctgctcctccagcagcATTGGAAATCACTCCAGCAGCAGAAACTGTAGCTGTGGatcctccagcagcagcggaaaGCATTCCGGAAACGGAAATCGTAGCTGTGGATCTGCCAGCTACATTGGAAATCGCTCCAGCCGCAGAAACCGTAGCTGTGGATCCTCCAGCAGCAGTGGAAATCATTACAGAACCTGAAACCGTAGCTGTTGATCCTCAGGCAGCAGCATTGGAAATCGCTCCAGCCGCAGAAACCGTAGCTGTGGATCCTCCTGCACCAGTGGAAATCATTCCGGAAACAGAAACTGTTGCTGTTGATCCTTCTCCTCCAGCAGTAGTGGAAATCATTGCAGAGACAGAATCGGTGGTTTTGGTTCCTACCGGTGCAGTGGAATTCATTCCGGAGACACAAACTAAAGCTGAGGAAATACCAGCTGTTGAAGTGGAGGCTAAGAGCGTTTCAGACCTTGGTCCGAATGCTTTAATCGACGATACGCAGTTGTTAAGTTGTGTTCCGAAACCGCTAAAAGAGTCAGATAACATGGACGCATCAACATTGGAACCATCATCGGAATGCATTCCAGCGCAAACATCCGTAGAATACACTAAGAGCGATAGTTCCGCTCTAG GTTCCATTGCTGAGCGCGAGGTCAAGAAGTGGTACAATGCCGTCGAAATGCCCAACAACCCTTATGCGCCCGACGCTCTGAAGCAGCGTATCAGTGGCACCCAGGAGCGGTACATGGATGTGCCAAATATCAGTCCCAGTGCCGAGCAGAAGGCTCTGGCCGCCGCCCTCACTGAAGATGGCGACCCGGCGCCACCTTCAACCGACTACCAACG CTACAGCCGCGACTACTACATCAACAATGCCCCCAATGGCACAGAAGTAAACGGAATCGTACGGAGAGCATCGTCCGGCGCAGAGAAGCAGCCGTCCGCAGAGGATGTTGAGCAGGACATAGTTATCACCGAG GCGGCTCAAAACGCAAGCACAACTGCAAAAGAGCAGGATAAGGAACAGGAATCAGTTGCGGCTAACGTTTACACGGCCTTGCCAGCTCAGGTATTTGACGATTTGCTAGAGACCCAGTCGAACCCATCGCTTCACTCCCTGCAAACAACGACAACCACCAGCGATGAATCCGAAACGGTGCGCGTCTACGACTTTAACAAGCAGGAGACCACGGTCATCAGACCTGCCCCTGCGGAGCAGCAGCCGAGCTCCTCCACGACATCATCCATGGAGTCAGCTCAGAGCGCATCGGTGTCCTCTTCCTCCATAGACGCATCTGTGTCCAAAAAGCGTGAGCGACCAGTTGTCCTACAGTTTGGCCCTGCCGACTCGGTACCCACAATCGGTTCGCCAGTGAACACCCCCACAAGAGGCTCAACGCCCCCGGCGTTCCGCTTTCTCCAGCCAAAACGACGCCTCATCGAGCCGAGTCAAGTGTTGTCTGTGGACGAAGATGATGTG ATGGAGCCTAATACACCCGTCGCCGAGAAGCCCGCCGTAGAAGATGAGGTGGTGCATGCAATGCCGTCAGTGAAAGCTCTGGCCCAGGCCTTCCTCTTGACCAGCAAAGCCCAGCAAGCCGAGCGACGATGGCGATCAAAG GTTCGGCTATCCTTACCAGCTGATACGTCAGACAAGTCTCCTACCTCCCTAGCACGGCGACACAAGCTGGAGCATGCTGTTTCCATGGCAGAGGTAGCCGATGAATCCACGATCGCCTCTGACTTATCATCCCTCGAAAC GGATCCATCTATTCAATCGGACGGTTCCACGAACCCACCTATCGCCTCTCCTGTGACCCCAGTCCCCGTACGTCATGGCTTTCTCCGGAGCAATATTGCTTTCTTTGAGAActtaaagtttaagtga